The following proteins are encoded in a genomic region of Nitrospiraceae bacterium:
- a CDS encoding DUF4396 domain-containing protein: protein MTLDHGQHQHEHHAMAGERASLTGLAVSATIHCLTGCAIGEVLGMVIGVALGWSNAATIAVSIVLAFLFGYSMTLWPLLAGGMEFGPAAGLALASDTLSITVMEIVDNAVVLMIPGAMDAGLTSLLFWGSLVLSLAVAFVAALPVNRWLISKGRGHALVYAHH from the coding sequence ATGACTCTCGACCACGGACAACACCAACATGAACACCATGCCATGGCAGGAGAACGAGCTTCGCTGACGGGACTCGCTGTCTCGGCCACGATCCATTGCCTGACCGGCTGCGCGATCGGTGAAGTCCTTGGCATGGTGATCGGGGTGGCGCTCGGTTGGAGCAACGCTGCGACCATCGCTGTGTCCATTGTCTTGGCCTTTCTCTTCGGGTATTCGATGACGCTCTGGCCGCTCCTGGCCGGTGGCATGGAATTCGGGCCGGCGGCGGGATTGGCGTTGGCTTCGGATACGCTCTCGATCACCGTGATGGAAATTGTAGACAATGCTGTGGTGTTAATGATCCCCGGTGCGATGGACGCGGGGTTGACCAGCCTGCTGTTCTGGGGGAGCCTGGTACTGTCGCTGGCCGTGGCTTTCGTGGCCGCCTTGCCGGTGAATCGGTGGTTGATCAGCAAGGGTCGCGGACACGCCCTGGTCTACGCGCACCATTAA
- a CDS encoding DoxX family protein — MKVLFQTDESWVGLILRLTLGFVMFPHGAQKLLGWYGGFGFSGMMGFFTETMHLPWLIAFLVIIGESFGSVALLLGLLTRFTAASLAVIMLGAITMVHLPNGFFMNWFGKQAGEGYEYHLLVIGIAVTLMVTGAGKWSVDKVIAERVHV; from the coding sequence ATGAAAGTGCTCTTTCAGACGGATGAGAGTTGGGTCGGTCTGATCTTACGACTGACGCTGGGGTTCGTGATGTTTCCACACGGAGCGCAGAAGCTCCTCGGTTGGTACGGTGGATTCGGCTTCTCCGGCATGATGGGCTTCTTCACGGAAACCATGCACCTCCCATGGTTGATCGCGTTCCTTGTCATCATCGGAGAATCCTTTGGGAGCGTGGCTCTCCTCCTGGGACTCTTGACGCGATTTACGGCGGCAAGCCTCGCAGTCATCATGCTGGGGGCGATTACAATGGTCCATCTGCCCAACGGATTTTTCATGAACTGGTTCGGGAAGCAGGCCGGCGAAGGATATGAGTACCATCTCCTCGTGATCGGAATCGCGGTGACACTCATGGTGACTGGCGCAGGCAAGTGGTCGGTTGATAAAGTGATCGCAGAACGAGTGCATGTGTAA
- the pqqB gene encoding pyrroloquinoline quinone biosynthesis protein PqqB yields the protein MLIRVLGSAAGGGFPQWNCACVNCRGVRGGLIHAVPRSQESVCVSADDGDWFLINASPDIRSQIESFGPLHPRKSRATPIQAIFLTNGDLDHCLGLLSLRENHRLVIYGTESVHRGFTEGNVLYRTLQRFADQVTWRTLKLGVEETVLRADGYPSGLTVKAMAVPGKPPVHLEGLVSSDNLEINVGLRFRQVSNGRVLTYLSAVGRITPSVVEGLEGADCVMFDGTFWSSDELSAPGFLQKSAEELAHWPVGGLEGSLSMLSKITAPRRLFIHINNTNPMLREDSPERKIVEATGWEVARDGMEVRL from the coding sequence ATGCTCATCCGGGTCCTAGGATCTGCAGCCGGAGGAGGATTCCCACAATGGAACTGCGCCTGCGTGAACTGTCGAGGCGTACGGGGTGGGCTGATCCACGCAGTTCCCCGGTCGCAGGAATCAGTCTGTGTGAGCGCTGACGATGGAGACTGGTTTCTCATTAACGCATCTCCGGACATCCGTTCACAAATCGAGAGCTTCGGCCCTCTCCACCCAAGGAAATCACGCGCCACGCCGATTCAGGCGATCTTTCTGACCAACGGCGACCTTGATCACTGCCTGGGACTCCTCTCGCTGCGGGAGAATCACCGTCTCGTGATCTACGGGACCGAATCCGTGCATCGCGGTTTCACAGAAGGCAATGTCTTGTATCGGACCCTTCAACGCTTTGCCGATCAGGTGACCTGGCGAACCCTGAAACTCGGAGTGGAAGAAACGGTGCTGCGCGCAGATGGATACCCGTCGGGGTTGACGGTGAAAGCCATGGCCGTTCCGGGAAAACCTCCTGTACATTTGGAAGGACTCGTCTCGTCCGATAACCTGGAAATAAATGTGGGGCTCAGGTTTCGCCAGGTCAGCAACGGGCGGGTCCTGACCTATCTGTCCGCTGTCGGCAGAATCACGCCTTCCGTCGTCGAAGGACTGGAAGGCGCGGATTGCGTCATGTTTGACGGTACCTTCTGGTCAAGCGATGAACTGTCCGCGCCGGGCTTCCTCCAGAAGTCGGCCGAGGAGCTCGCTCACTGGCCCGTCGGCGGGCTGGAGGGAAGTCTGTCGATGCTCTCGAAGATCACGGCTCCCCGCCGACTGTTTATCCACATCAACAACACCAATCCGATGTTGCGGGAGGATTCCCCTGAGCGGAAGATCGTCGAGGCAACCGGATGGGAAGTGGCCCGGGATGGGATGGAGGTCAGGCTATGA
- a CDS encoding pirin family protein encodes MRDAMLATNVNKAAQVKVYQPGSQHVVGDGFHVRNLLPSNDLDRELSPFIMLDYAGPTYYPATDTPRGVGEHPHRGFETVTIVYQGIVAHRDSAGNSGVIGPGDVQWMTAASGIVHEEMHERAWAKRGGTLQAIQLWVNLPKAFKMSAPGYQTIVNAQIPVVPLEDGAGSLRVIAGSARGVKGPAKTFTPIELYDLRLRAGHSLPLQIPKGHNVGMFVLSGRASVAESQRLAEADLAVWASTGDDVTITAEEDAVILVMAGEAIHEPVARYGPFVMNTKAELVQAVNDYQAGKMGHLS; translated from the coding sequence ATGAGAGACGCGATGCTGGCAACCAATGTGAACAAGGCGGCGCAGGTGAAAGTCTATCAACCGGGCTCTCAACATGTTGTCGGGGACGGGTTCCACGTCCGCAATCTACTCCCGAGCAACGACCTGGACCGCGAACTGAGCCCGTTTATCATGCTGGATTATGCGGGGCCTACGTACTATCCGGCGACGGACACGCCGCGCGGAGTCGGCGAACATCCGCATCGGGGGTTCGAAACCGTCACGATCGTCTATCAGGGGATCGTGGCCCATCGGGATTCGGCCGGGAACTCCGGCGTCATCGGACCGGGAGACGTCCAGTGGATGACGGCCGCGTCGGGCATCGTCCATGAGGAGATGCACGAGCGCGCATGGGCCAAGCGCGGAGGGACGCTGCAGGCGATTCAGTTGTGGGTGAACCTCCCCAAAGCGTTCAAGATGTCGGCGCCCGGCTATCAAACCATCGTCAACGCTCAAATTCCGGTGGTGCCGCTAGAGGACGGAGCCGGCTCGCTGCGTGTGATCGCGGGATCGGCGCGAGGCGTCAAAGGCCCGGCGAAGACCTTCACTCCGATCGAACTGTACGATCTCCGTCTGCGCGCAGGTCATTCATTGCCGCTGCAGATTCCGAAGGGTCACAACGTCGGTATGTTCGTCCTGAGCGGCCGAGCATCCGTCGCGGAGTCGCAGAGGTTGGCAGAAGCGGACCTGGCCGTCTGGGCTTCCACGGGCGACGACGTGACGATTACGGCAGAGGAAGATGCCGTGATCCTGGTGATGGCCGGCGAAGCAATCCACGAGCCGGTGGCGCGCTATGGCCCATTCGTGATGAATACGAAGGCGGAACTGGTCCAAGCCGTGAACGATTATCAGGCCGGCAAGATGGGACATTTGTCTTGA
- a CDS encoding VOC family protein, with amino-acid sequence MMAVQVYGCNHVVIEVTDAKKAVKFYSDVFGLKMLRGGEGAAWCKLGEHQFMAIFEVEKLQPDRTKHFGLMVRDQRQIDEVRRKLTKKYKLKLHPNFRCDFRDPWGNRIQVGDLSDESLVWLLPYQEVQKAGVTFVK; translated from the coding sequence ATGATGGCGGTTCAAGTCTACGGCTGCAACCATGTTGTGATCGAAGTGACCGATGCGAAGAAAGCCGTGAAGTTTTATTCCGATGTGTTTGGCCTGAAGATGCTCCGGGGAGGGGAAGGCGCGGCCTGGTGCAAACTGGGCGAGCATCAGTTCATGGCGATCTTCGAAGTCGAGAAGCTCCAACCAGACCGCACGAAACACTTTGGCCTTATGGTGCGCGATCAGAGACAGATCGATGAAGTTCGGCGGAAACTCACGAAGAAGTATAAGCTCAAGCTCCATCCGAATTTCCGCTGCGACTTCCGAGATCCTTGGGGGAACCGTATTCAGGTTGGCGACCTCTCCGACGAGTCGCTGGTCTGGCTTCTCCCCTATCAGGAAGTGCAGAAGGCAGGAGTGACGTTTGTGAAATGA
- a CDS encoding DsbA family oxidoreductase has product MGQSTAVLSIEIYSDVVCPWCYVGKRRLEQALETAGYASRAHILWRPFELNPTMPKSGMDRQAYLDAKFGGPEARRAMEQRIANAGEADGIVFAFDRIERTPNTFDAHRLLWFAQQHGKQDDLAEALFHAYFSEGRDIGDGPTLVEIAVEAGLGRGEARQFLSGDAGIEEVRAEEAAGHRLGIRGVPYFLLNDTYAISGAQFPDIFVAALQRADVDRAERKVGR; this is encoded by the coding sequence ATGGGCCAGTCGACAGCAGTACTCTCGATCGAGATCTATTCCGATGTCGTGTGCCCTTGGTGCTATGTCGGAAAGCGTCGGCTGGAGCAGGCGCTCGAGACCGCTGGTTACGCAAGCCGGGCGCACATTCTGTGGCGCCCGTTTGAGCTGAATCCGACAATGCCGAAGTCCGGCATGGATCGGCAGGCCTATCTCGACGCGAAATTTGGAGGCCCAGAGGCCCGGCGTGCGATGGAGCAACGCATCGCTAATGCCGGTGAAGCGGATGGGATCGTGTTCGCCTTCGACCGGATCGAACGGACGCCGAACACGTTCGATGCCCATCGCTTGCTATGGTTCGCCCAGCAGCACGGGAAGCAGGACGACCTGGCCGAAGCGCTGTTTCACGCCTATTTCTCGGAAGGCCGGGATATCGGCGACGGACCGACGCTCGTCGAGATTGCAGTGGAGGCCGGGCTTGGTCGCGGGGAGGCCCGGCAGTTTCTATCGGGCGATGCGGGAATTGAAGAAGTCCGTGCTGAAGAAGCAGCAGGTCACCGTTTGGGAATTCGCGGTGTCCCCTACTTCCTGTTGAACGATACCTATGCGATCTCCGGTGCGCAATTTCCTGATATCTTTGTCGCGGCCTTGCAAAGGGCAGACGTTGATCGCGCGGAGCGAAAGGTAGGTCGATGA
- a CDS encoding VOC family protein, translating to MKAHYLGHVVFYVKDLERSLKFYRDLLGFNEVGRIFNGAAAALTSGRTHHELLLIQVGDAPGPPTGRHRGLYHIGIKVGDSLDELREAKRELERAGVTIDGISDHTVSQSLYLQDPDGNEVELYVDVDESIWKENPEAVLSPIRPLRL from the coding sequence ATGAAAGCACATTATCTCGGTCACGTCGTGTTCTATGTGAAGGATCTTGAGCGATCATTGAAATTCTATCGCGACCTGCTGGGATTCAATGAAGTCGGACGGATTTTCAACGGAGCGGCCGCCGCGTTGACGTCCGGCCGCACGCATCACGAGCTGTTGCTCATCCAAGTCGGTGACGCGCCGGGGCCTCCGACCGGAAGACATCGAGGCCTGTATCACATCGGCATCAAAGTCGGCGACAGTCTCGATGAATTGCGCGAGGCGAAGAGAGAATTGGAACGAGCCGGTGTTACGATCGACGGCATAAGCGACCACACAGTCAGCCAGAGCCTCTACCTTCAGGACCCGGACGGCAATGAGGTTGAACTCTACGTGGATGTGGACGAGTCCATCTGGAAGGAGAACCCCGAGGCCGTGTTGTCCCCGATCAGGCCCCTGCGGTTGTAA